The stretch of DNA GGAGTTGGTTGTTTTCAGAAAGTCAATCAAAAAATTGACTGGAGCCACTTTCACACAATTGTTGCACTTGAGccaattaaataaaatgattttaagaaCCCTGGTTTGCTATTTGTTCAATTCGATGTTCAAACAATATGTTCAGACAGATGTTAGAACAAAACACGAGTTTGAATAAAACACAAGTAATAAGCAAATAAGAGAATGGGAGAAATAAACACAAGAGATTTGTTAGCATTGTTCAGAGTCACCAATCCTACTTTACGAAGCCTCGCTCAGTAAATGATTTTATTCAATAATTGACCCAGTAACTTATTGGCTAAAGCCCAATCTACCCTTACACAAAGAAGTAATTGTAGCTCTAATAGATAACCTCGACTTGTTACAAATCACTCACCCAAAACCCTCACAATACAACCTGTAAAACTCTCCAATAAATCCTATGAAATAAGTGCAAAATATAAGAGTAAATTAATAACAAAGATAAAAGCAAAATCATCATAAAAACTCTTGAACCACACATCTCCACATGCGAATAAGATGCTTATTTATATGCACAATAAGGTAGCCTTCAAAATTAGATTTTGTAGAGATAAATACTTCAATTTGGTTCATAATAATTCAGGATAAAAAAAACATCCAAAAATTGTCCTATAATATAGTCTTATCATCCAAGTAAAATTGAAATAACTAAAACATTGTTGAGAATCAAACTGCTCAAGTGAAGTGGTGCCTAAGGTAGTGGGCACTCTTTGAACAACCAAACGGATATAGTAAAAAGAATATAACACAATAAGGTTGTTTCATGTCTACGGAGCCTAACTTAGTGAGAAATATCCACTTTCTTCAATAATTACACAAAGTGAACCTACTCAATCACACCCCGTAATAATTTTCCTCACCTTTGCATCTTGAAGACTAGATACTCTCACTACTAAATTTAACCATTGTAAATTCAGCAAGTAAAACTACAACACAAAGGTTTAACTATTAATATGCACTCATGCAATAAAGTTCATCATTTAGAATAGATTAAGTGCTCAATTCACTTCATAAATAAACTTATACAAGTCTCTCAATTATATGGAGTTTATTGAGACTTGATTTCATAAGATATATCACAATCCCTATAAAACAACCACTATATAATctgaatacaatataataataatgaacaAGATAAACAATTTTTCTTGGTAGCTAAGTCTTTAGTGATTCAATCCAATCCAACTTCCTTGATTCATAGGATTAGATAAGGGTAACCATATTCAATCCAATCACCAATATATAATTTCCTAAGTGATATATCTTCCATAATGGGCTAGATTAGTCCATATAATCAACATAGTCcaaataatcaattcaataaaTTGTCAACACCTTCAATATGGAGATTGTCTCCACAAATATTTGGTGGGCAAGAAAGTGAGCACTTCCTCTCGCACCAAATTGATAGTTTCATATTTTTGAACAAAAATCACTACCTTAATCATCAAAAAATAGCTTAAAGGATAAGGATAAGGATGAGCCTTAAAGGATAAGGCAACACAAATGCTACTAATATCCAACCCTCACAAGAAGCACCCCCTCTTCTTCTACTAAGGAAATACAAAAAGACATATCAGACAAAAGTATTCTTCTTACTTTTCATTCTCTACAAATAACTACTCTATAATCTATACCCATTGCCAAAATAAAAATCCATCTCACCCCACTTTGCGTCTACTTTGATCGAATCAACTTGAAATATATCAAACTATTCAGACTTTCCCAACCCTAGTTGCTTTAAGGCTTCTTTTAAAGtcttgaagaaagaagagaaattcTTCCCATTGTTGAGGTACAATGGACGTTTAGTGTGCTTATGTCAAACTCACTGCATTTTGTTTAGAGCAAGCCTTTTCCAATGTTTATAAAGTTGATGAATTTGGGTCAATTCTAGCCATTTTGTAAAGAATATTTACTTACTGTTACAATGGGCTGCCTTGGCCTTATCAGGGTATTGGCATCACTCAAGCGATTACATGCTGAATAAGTTGTTCTACCCTTTTTACTGTTGTTAGTTCAATACATTAATTCTATGACTTTGAATGCTTTGATACCAAACATAAAATAATGACGGGATGCAGGGGGAGAAAGCATGCAACCACTTTCAAGACTAGATTCAATAAGTTTATGGTGTGGCAATGCTAGTTGAATACAAACTTATCGAATAATTCATAAGAAATTGAATGTTCAtgcaacataaaataaaataatatctctGTTGCAATCACCGTATCCAAATAATAGTGAAGCTTTATAGACATTGTTCCATTCAAGAAATGCTGATCCTGAGTGAAAATTTACTTTACCATTTCAACAACCTTATCTGACagttttgctaaaaataaaagaacagtGAAATACAAAGTATGCATCAGATGCTTAATATAAATAATGAACTTGCAAAAGGTTTCAAATCGACCATCTAAATCTAGTAATAATATCCCACTTTACTTTAACCTGCAGATTTCAAGCACATTTTAGGAACTGCCAGCAGTGGTTCTAGTTTTCTCATTGTCACACCTAAAATGTCTCTCATGTCAATTGTCTCTTTGGTCACGTTGCCTCCAAGTTCCCAATCAAAGTGGTGAAGCAATGAGCCTAAAACAAGGTGAAGAACTCTCTCACCCAGTGCCACACCTGCGCACATCCTTCTTCCAGCTCCGAAAGGAATCAGCTCAAAGTTCTGGCCCTTGTAATCTATTTTCGACCCAATAAACCTCTCTGGCTTGAACGACAAAGGGTCATCCCACACTTCAGGATCCCTTCCAATTGCCCAAGCATTTACAAAAACTTGTGTGTTTTGGGGTATATGATATCCCATGAATTCAGTGTCTCGCATTGCCCTTCTTGGGACAAGGAATGGGATTGGAGGGTGCAATCGGAATGTCTCTTTGATCACTGCGTTCAAGTAATGAAGGTTCTGAATATCACTCTCTTCTACCCTTTTGTTTGGTCCAACAACACGACTAAGCTCTGCTTTGACCTTAACCATGCTTTCTAGATTGCAAAGCAACTCCGTCAATGCCCATTCTACGGTGCTGCTTGTTGTTTCTGAACCTGCCATAAATAACTCCTGCTCCGAAACATGCAGCAACGTGTCAGAAAAAAATCAGTATATGACATATAGTTTCAATAAGTAAGGGAAGTACCAGGATAAAGACATTGAGGTTTTGGTCAGATAATTTAGCTGGTTCATCTTTGCCATTTCCTTCAAACTCAAGCAACAGATCCAAGAAATCCCTCTTATTATTTTCACTCAACTTCTTATCTTCCATTCTTTGCTTTACAAACTTTGAGGCGATTTCAATGGCCTTACCCAGATCCTTGTTCATCTTCCTTTTCAATCCTTGAGGGTCAAACCATTTCAACCATGGGAAATAATCTGCTATATTTCCTGTTCCAGACAATGACATTAGCCTCAGAATAACAAGGAAGAATTCAGAGCCTTCCTTAGAATTTGGATCGAACAAATCTTGCGACAGCATAAGGTTTCCAAGCAAATTTAAACTCAACAAGAACACAAAACGAGCCACATGGATTCCATCCCTATTCGACTCTCCTCGAATCTTGCTCGCCTCGTCTTCGATCCACCCGAGCAAATCGTCAAGGCATTTTCTTCGTACGCAAGCCGTTTCGTTTATCCGCTTGTTGACCAGCATATCCACCGTGACCAACCGCCTCAGCACGCGCCAGTATGAACCGTATGGTGCTAAAGCCACTGAGCTCTTGTGGTAACCGTGGGCACGCATGATTTCCGTGATGTGGCGCTCAGCAAAGGTGAGATCATAGTTCTTGAAGAACTCGGTGGCTGCTTTCGTTGATAGGATTACCATGGTATTAACGGCTCCCAACCTGAGCCATATGACTTGACCATACTTGTCTCGAAGGCGGGTCAGCGTCCGGTGTGGCATGGTGCCTAGGTCAAACATGTTGCCAAAAATGGGCCATCCTGGTGGTCCTGGAGGGAGCTTGCCTGTAACGGAGTTGTTTCTTCTTTGGATGAATAGAAATAAGGCTGATGATGCAAATACGATAAAGCAAAGAAGAAAACTTGGTGGCAAATCCATCGTTTTTTGCAGGCCAAGTTCTTGAGTTCTGGTTTTCTTTAATGGACATAGTAATGGAACACCCCAACATATTAtcacaaaatataatattaagacACCTGACCTGAATACTACATttatttatactttatttttgttttttttcctaaTAATTTTTACTACATATATAATATTCTGAGATGCCTAGGAGATGCCATAATGTTATAAGTATTTTGTCAACTAAGATTAATGGTTTTGTAGAGTTGGGGAGAAAGGTGGGCAAGCAATTTTATTCGCCCacaaccatttttttttattactacgtataattaatattaatattttatgcttAATTGGCTAACAaggtgaaattaaaaattttgtttggaGAGACTTGAGATAAGATTATAAATTTtgggataaaattaaaattttatatttaaaaaaattaaactaaattaatatttaaatagattcaattttaattttttattaattttttagaaaattttgccCATCGGCAGCCCCTGGCTAAGAGTCTAAATCAAAGTTATCAAAGTTGAGCCGGCTATTAAGTTAGTATCATGAGTCAATTCAGTACTAATtcagttataaaattattaaaatattattattttaaaaataactaatatatttttatttttcatagctatatataatctttaaataaaatgattaaaaattattatttgaaaatcaaACAAAAGATTATTTTCTGAAAATGATTGTGATTCCACTAATAACCTCACCAgcacccatttttattttttatatttaaattttaggtttacaattattatattttggGTGTATAAATTTGTATATGATAATAAATCACACACTAACACCCAGTAAAAACAATAAATTAGTTTGagtatattaaatataaattcttaAACTTATATATTCTTTTGGGAATTTGATAATAAAAGATTAATAATTGACAGAGATTCGTCGATATTTTTTATGAGAGATTCCTTTGTTGACCAAACCATGTAAGGACGAAAATCACAAGTTTTGTACTGTAATTGTTGAGCATATTTTCGATTCAGCCGTCCTCATTTCACACTACATTCGCACTCCATTTCAATttagttatttaagttattagattaaaattgatgttatatttttttttctctccctattatttttatcaattgaaagctctttcttttctcctcttttataattgaagttttttttcataaaacaatttTAGACGTCACgaatttgcaaactaaaatttaaactaCTTTTTTCTCCGATCTCCAACATTGATCTTCAAATCGACTTAGATCTAAGGCATGTCCTGCTCATTGATGGGTACTAATCCACCGTATCGATCATCAAATCGCCGCTTGGAGTTCGCTGATggaactttcaaatagttcagtgactaaattgtaactttttttagttaaatgatcaaaatgaaaacttacaCATAGTTTAGCGAGTAATAGTttaagctttttttatttttttttattttgtcttcCAGTAAACTATACAATTGATCACCCAACTATCATAACTTTTCAATTTGGAcactgaaaataaaaacatttgcaATATGGGCACTTCCGTTACatacttttatcattttagtcactGTCGTtgcattcttttattattttagtcaCCCACCGTTAATTTGACATTACATAcactcattttagtcacccaagtttaacaaatttttattttgttcactcattttacctttttaatttcctttatattttaagaattaattttagtttttttagcaAAGGAAAAACCTAGTTTCTATAGGGAAAATTGGTTTAGaaaaatgattttatatattttcatgttagtattaatatcaatttttttagtaaaagagaAGCAAAAACTTGAGGTTTTATAGGAAATTAAGTGGGTTTTTATAggaaaacttgagtttttacaagaaaaatcaatttatctttttcatttcctttttattttttcacttaattttagttttatttctatAAGAGAGAAACCTGGGATTTATAGGAAATTATTTGGGTTTTTATAGGGGAaattcattttatctttttaatttccttcatttttttcttttctaattttagcTTTTTTCGAGAGAAAAACATGGGACTTTATGGGAAATTACTTGTGTTTTAACAGGGAAAGGCCTGAATTTTTTAcatgataatgagttacaagTGAAAATTGTGACTTTTATCTTAGTAAATGAATAACTCAATTACCTGTAAAAATCtagttttttataataaaaaattgagtgactaaaatgaaaatttactaaaGTTGGGTGACGAAAATGAGTTTATATAATGACAAATTAACGACGGatgattaaaatgataaatgtatataacaacaatgactaaaatgataaaaaaaatgtaacGACTGTGCCCATATtgcaaaatttctatttttagtgcctaaaatgaaaatttatgaaaattggaTTACCACTGCAGAATTTACCCTTTGTCTTTTCATTATGATGcaatttgttatatatttttaaaattttatattatgattgataatcaaatttttttaattattcgtgGACAATGTAATATGCTTACCCGTCGAGAAAAAAAAGGCAACCTGATTTGGATATTGTTTGCTTTGGTCCCTTTGCAATAGCCTCATTTTAAAATTGGTTTTTGAAGATAATTTTCAATCCTACTTCATttatggaatatatatatataagtctaaGTTCTTCAAAAAGAATTTTATGTCTCAACTCCAAATTAACTatcaaaaacacttaaaaaacTGTGAAAAGTGCTTCACATAAAtatcctttaaatttttaaaattaacaaagaTATCCTATTTGAATATgtaagtttattattttatttagatctgaattttataaatatttaataatagaatTCACATTGATACATATAGAGCTCTCTTAATACCACACGTCTCCCATGATAAATGAATGATGAGAGACCCTAATTCTGGCAAGATCCGCCAGCATCTTTTCACCCTTAATTTGCCCTAGATATGCTCCAAGACGATAGCATCTAGTCCGTGTCCACTCCTCGATCCAGTGGCAACATCCTCGACAATTTAAAGTCCTTCCAACCCACCACAACGCGTAATAGCAAGGCTTCACCTGGAACCCATCCTCCTGTCATTCGACACTGCCTCTCACTTGCCTGCCCCTCGCCTGATTTCCTCCTCCCCCTCGCTGGAATTGATATGCCACTTATCAACTTCCCCACCCTTTATGGATAACGCTGTCAAAACCACCACCATAACCACTCAACAAATCGTCGAACCGCAACTTTATTCTCTTTCTCCCAGATGCTTGGAAAGCCGAAAAAACTAAACAGAAACCCAAACTACTGTGCTATAGAAGCAGACATAAACGTGCCATAAAAGTAGACAATATCGTTGTAAGAAAACTTTAATAGAAAAATGTTTCTTCCATAGACGAAAAGTTCAtgaaagcttaaaaacataaacgAAAGTAACATATTCTTCATTTGAAAACGCTTAAAAGAACTATAAGAAAAAGATTGTTAATGGTACCGCCAAAGACACTTACGCTCGCATTTGCGACGTTTAACTCCCCTCCCAACTTCTACAAGAAACTGGATAATATAATAGTTGATAATTCATAACAAAgtggtaaattattatttaatatatataaggccatatttataaattttatcaataaaatgtTAAGATTTGTATAAGTAATAAGTTTATGTGCATTTACAAATATCatcattattataatattaatttaggtttaaaattatattaattttgcaagttaattcataaatattaaataaattttttttagttgaaGAGACTGGCATTTATTAGGCACTTGGCTTAAggtggaaaaaagaaaaaatacaatTGTAAAGCAACATGAAAAGACAGAGCAACATTAAAAACAGACGCCTAACAAAATCAAAGAAACAACAAAGAAACAGCCCAATGGAAATCTAAaacttagggtctgtttgattgacggaattgattttccggaaaatcatttccaacttttccagcgtttgattggcggaaaacattttctatttggaaaatgaactccaaaacaagggaaaatgggttacattttagagaaaatgtcttaccctttcaatttctgtaagacattttccgtgttctcctctctatcgcctccttcattccttccttcatttccggtagaaaactacttctgtttatcgattttccagtaacttgtttttttaattattcaatacttgtttttttaacacaattacaaataatttatttgatattagtttttttcaatttataacgattaatattgtagcttaataattgagtattattataaataaatcattgcaatatatgtaaaaataatttaaaatataaaaatttattaatatatattaatatatgtaaaaacaattttttcgaaaaatattttcaaaaaatctgccaagcagtaaaaaatattttacacagattcaatcaaacaccagaaaatattttccagtaaatcattttacagaaaagtaaaacattttccagaaatcattttacggaaaatattttactggcaatcaaaaaCAGACCcttaaaagcaaaaacaaaaccaCCCTCAGCCTAAATCAAaataccataaaacataaaataccaGCCGAACAGCTTCTCCCTTCTTGGTAAAAGACGATCTTGCAAAAGAGAAAACAGAGAAACCCAAAAGCTTTGAGTCCAAACATGGAGATTCAAAGAACCTTCTCTAAAATCGAAGCAGTCTAAGACGAATTTTGATGTCTTAGAGACCGATCCACACGATCCTTTTCCACTATCATCATTACCGAGTTAGGAACCCATCAGCCCAAATACCAGAATAatatcttcttcttccttccatcGCCAAAGTGTGGGTCGCTCCATTAATCCTTTGTGGGACGAACAGGTAGTGAACTTCAAATTGTTTTTCCATCATACGAATATGGTTAATAATGGGTCTAAGAATCGATTTGTCTTCTTCTTGTTGAAATAtaaccaaaaatattataaaactgaAGAAGTATATTAAACTTCATTGAGTGATATTAATGAcctgattca from Gossypium hirsutum isolate 1008001.06 chromosome D04, Gossypium_hirsutum_v2.1, whole genome shotgun sequence encodes:
- the LOC107921378 gene encoding cytochrome P450 76A2 → MDLPPSFLLCFIVFASSALFLFIQRRNNSVTGKLPPGPPGWPIFGNMFDLGTMPHRTLTRLRDKYGQVIWLRLGAVNTMVILSTKAATEFFKNYDLTFAERHITEIMRAHGYHKSSVALAPYGSYWRVLRRLVTVDMLVNKRINETACVRRKCLDDLLGWIEDEASKIRGESNRDGIHVARFVFLLSLNLLGNLMLSQDLFDPNSKEGSEFFLVILRLMSLSGTGNIADYFPWLKWFDPQGLKRKMNKDLGKAIEIASKFVKQRMEDKKLSENNKRDFLDLLLEFEGNGKDEPAKLSDQNLNVFILELFMAGSETTSSTVEWALTELLCNLESMVKVKAELSRVVGPNKRVEESDIQNLHYLNAVIKETFRLHPPIPFLVPRRAMRDTEFMGYHIPQNTQVFVNAWAIGRDPEVWDDPLSFKPERFIGSKIDYKGQNFELIPFGAGRRMCAGVALGERVLHLVLGSLLHHFDWELGGNVTKETIDMRDILGVTMRKLEPLLAVPKMCLKSAG